One genomic window of Betaproteobacteria bacterium includes the following:
- a CDS encoding FCD domain-containing protein has protein sequence MAANKQAPDEYDILRERILRGELHPRQRLVETELAENLSSNRARIRRALARLEHDGLVAIEPYRGAYVRMVSEAEAVEIFETRGVLEPYLVRRTAARATSADKTRLQALVKEMQDAFDQGNPMVVGRSSRKIREEMWRIAGQQTITNLLAMLNTKLIRFWYRSVMVSDRATSIRSELTAAVDAICAGSAEEASAAMKRYHDDAMAALRQAMQLRAGGGDGDVA, from the coding sequence ATGGCTGCGAACAAACAGGCACCCGACGAGTACGACATCCTGCGCGAGCGCATCCTGCGCGGCGAGCTTCATCCCAGGCAGCGCCTGGTGGAGACCGAGCTTGCCGAGAACCTGAGCTCGAATCGTGCACGCATCCGCCGGGCGTTGGCGCGGCTCGAACATGACGGTCTGGTAGCGATCGAGCCCTATCGCGGCGCCTACGTACGCATGGTGAGCGAGGCGGAGGCCGTCGAGATCTTCGAGACGCGCGGCGTGCTCGAGCCTTACCTGGTGCGCCGGACGGCTGCGCGCGCAACCAGCGCCGACAAGACGCGATTGCAGGCGCTGGTGAAAGAGATGCAGGATGCCTTCGACCAAGGCAATCCCATGGTCGTGGGACGCAGCTCGCGCAAGATCCGCGAAGAGATGTGGCGCATCGCCGGCCAGCAGACCATCACCAACCTGCTCGCGATGCTGAACACGAAGCTGATCCGCTTCTGGTACCGCTCGGTGATGGTTTCCGATCGTGCGACCAGCATCAGGAGCGAGCTCACCGCGGCGGTCGATGCGATCTGCGCGGGCTCGGCCGAAGAGGCTTCAGCTGCCATGAAGCGCTATCACGACGACGCGATGGCGGCATTGCGCCAGGCCATGCAGCTTCGCGCCGGGGGCGGCGACGGCGACGTCGCCTGA
- a CDS encoding acyl dehydratase, translating to MTTAQELRDKKQTYWDDVEVGYEFPPLVIGPLTATHLFRWSAAIENWHRIHYDQSFAIYHEQLPNVLGQGSWKQSILPRYLKDLCLPDGWPWKVSFQHRAMIVPGDTLTIWAKVTKKYEEEGLGFLDLDVGMRHYAETCPGRATIVLPIRNGKPILYPFVPPKKLVSQ from the coding sequence ATGACAACCGCGCAAGAACTGAGGGACAAGAAGCAGACCTATTGGGACGACGTCGAGGTGGGCTACGAGTTTCCGCCGCTCGTCATCGGTCCGCTGACTGCGACGCACCTGTTCCGCTGGAGCGCTGCGATCGAGAACTGGCATCGCATCCACTACGATCAGAGCTTCGCCATCTACCACGAGCAGCTGCCCAACGTCCTCGGCCAGGGGTCGTGGAAGCAAAGCATCCTGCCGCGCTACCTGAAGGATCTCTGCCTGCCCGACGGCTGGCCGTGGAAGGTGAGCTTCCAGCATCGCGCGATGATCGTGCCGGGCGACACGCTCACGATCTGGGCGAAGGTCACGAAGAAGTACGAGGAAGAGGGTCTCGGTTTCCTCGATCTCGACGTCGGCATGCGCCACTACGCCGAGACGTGCCCCGGACGGGCGACGATCGTGCTGCCCATCCGCAACGGCAAGCCGATCCTCTACCCGTTCGTTCCGCCGAAGAAACTCGTTAGTCAGTAG
- a CDS encoding iron-containing alcohol dehydrogenase → MRSRRMSYSSGACLFAAMARGLLHGYHASCLTGTLCKESPMEAAAPFRHRSFPLSIHAGKGSLDQLRGEVDRTKAKRAFVVCGKSVATRTDLVARVKDNLAEKFAGVFDGVATSSPLPSVHEGTAAARAANADLIVAIGGGSAMVTARAIIILLAEKGDIHQICTQYPPGQAPVSPRLMAPKIPNILVLTTPSTAMTRAGTAVMDTETHHRLELFDPKTRPFAMIWDDDALATAPADLYLSTAASAFSGILTGAAAPRTNPISHGDFLQGLRLSLESLPLIRTDPQNATARMNLVAASFLSNRALDSMRGRAFGIISSLGHVVDTLYENVTHGDAYSLTTAWGLRFNLEPTAAGLARLAQGLGVGDGLSQIDAARRAADFVEDFYRRLGMPVRLRDARIPQEDIGRIAHDAMGDFYLHQNARKVKDESELVDLLRQMW, encoded by the coding sequence ATGCGCTCGCGCAGGATGTCGTACTCGTCGGGTGCCTGTTTGTTCGCAGCCATGGCCCGCGGATTATTGCATGGCTATCATGCAAGCTGTCTCACAGGAACGTTATGCAAGGAGTCGCCCATGGAAGCCGCCGCCCCTTTTCGCCACCGCTCGTTCCCGCTGAGCATCCACGCCGGCAAGGGTTCGCTCGACCAGCTGCGCGGCGAGGTCGACCGCACCAAGGCCAAGCGTGCGTTCGTGGTTTGCGGCAAGTCCGTCGCGACCCGAACCGACCTGGTCGCCCGCGTGAAGGACAATCTCGCCGAAAAGTTCGCCGGCGTCTTCGATGGCGTGGCGACGTCCTCGCCGCTGCCGTCGGTGCATGAGGGAACGGCTGCCGCGCGCGCAGCCAATGCCGATCTGATCGTCGCGATCGGCGGCGGCAGCGCGATGGTGACAGCACGCGCGATCATCATCCTGCTCGCCGAGAAAGGCGACATCCACCAGATCTGCACCCAGTATCCGCCCGGACAGGCGCCGGTGAGCCCGCGGCTCATGGCGCCGAAGATTCCCAACATCCTCGTCCTCACCACGCCCAGCACCGCGATGACACGCGCGGGAACGGCGGTCATGGATACCGAGACGCATCATCGGCTGGAGCTGTTCGATCCCAAGACGCGTCCGTTCGCGATGATCTGGGACGACGACGCGCTCGCGACCGCGCCGGCCGATCTCTATCTCAGCACCGCGGCCTCGGCCTTCAGCGGCATTCTCACCGGCGCAGCCGCACCCCGGACCAATCCGATCTCGCACGGCGACTTCCTGCAGGGCCTGCGGCTGTCGCTGGAAAGCCTGCCGCTCATTCGCACCGATCCGCAGAACGCGACCGCACGCATGAATCTCGTCGCCGCATCGTTCCTGAGCAACCGCGCTCTCGACAGTATGCGCGGAAGAGCGTTTGGCATCATCTCTTCGCTCGGGCACGTGGTCGACACGCTGTACGAGAACGTGACGCACGGCGATGCGTATTCCCTCACGACGGCTTGGGGCTTGCGGTTCAACCTCGAGCCGACCGCCGCCGGTCTCGCGCGGCTGGCCCAGGGTCTGGGCGTCGGCGACGGACTCTCTCAGATCGACGCGGCCCGCCGCGCCGCCGACTTCGTCGAGGATTTCTACCGGCGTCTCGGCATGCCCGTGCGGCTGCGCGATGCCCGCATCCCGCAAGAAGACATCGGCCGCATCGCGCACGATGCCATGGGCGACTTCTACCTGCATCAGAATGCGCGCAAGGTGAAGGACGAGTCCGAGCTGGTGGATTTGCTGCGGCAGATGTGGTGA
- a CDS encoding citramalate synthase, producing the protein MAQRYPKIVFTEEVMREGMQIESASIPTEDKVKLLNALSDTGLQNIVVGSFVSPKYTPQMKRIEDVLINFKPKEGVTYLAMIPNERGMERARAFSPPLTLSRGKSLPRTSCHQCDVFTRRNYNRSQMKEMAGWAKTIATAKAKGAKEAGIGTNATFGSNFVGDFSVDVTMKFMEKQHELWDAAGIKVTSISVGDPMGWVHPAKIEEMFSRVKRQWPDITEFRAHLHNARGMAIASAYTAIRMLDERDTLRMEGTLGGIGGCPYCGTGQATGMMPTEDFMHMLDGMGIETGVDMDKLIECVWLLEEILGRQAWGHVSRAGPRPMKKERLFDANAPFVETLDQAKHFMYGPKLYEGGISPWTEQITSPYLERLEKGQAMFEVNGNWPWQEPFFPKVEDVRAAIAETEQKEAAA; encoded by the coding sequence ATGGCTCAACGCTATCCGAAGATCGTCTTCACCGAAGAGGTGATGCGAGAAGGCATGCAGATCGAAAGTGCCTCGATCCCGACCGAGGACAAGGTCAAGCTGCTCAATGCCCTCTCCGATACCGGACTGCAGAACATCGTGGTCGGTTCCTTCGTGAGCCCGAAGTACACGCCGCAAATGAAGCGCATCGAGGATGTGCTGATCAACTTCAAGCCGAAGGAAGGCGTCACCTATCTCGCGATGATCCCGAACGAGCGCGGCATGGAACGCGCCCGCGCGTTCTCGCCGCCGCTGACCCTGTCCCGCGGCAAGAGCCTGCCGCGCACGAGCTGCCACCAGTGCGATGTCTTCACGCGCCGCAACTACAACCGCTCGCAAATGAAGGAAATGGCCGGCTGGGCCAAGACGATCGCGACGGCCAAGGCCAAGGGCGCCAAGGAAGCCGGCATCGGCACCAACGCCACCTTCGGCTCCAACTTCGTCGGCGACTTCTCCGTCGACGTGACCATGAAGTTCATGGAAAAGCAGCACGAGCTCTGGGATGCCGCCGGCATCAAGGTCACCTCGATCTCGGTCGGCGACCCGATGGGCTGGGTGCACCCGGCAAAAATCGAGGAGATGTTCTCGCGCGTCAAGCGCCAGTGGCCCGACATCACCGAGTTTCGCGCCCACCTGCACAATGCGCGCGGCATGGCGATCGCCTCGGCTTACACCGCCATCCGCATGCTCGATGAGCGCGACACGCTGCGCATGGAAGGCACGCTCGGCGGCATCGGCGGCTGCCCGTACTGCGGCACCGGCCAGGCCACCGGCATGATGCCCACCGAAGACTTCATGCACATGCTCGACGGCATGGGCATCGAGACCGGCGTCGACATGGACAAGCTGATCGAGTGCGTCTGGCTGCTGGAAGAAATCCTGGGACGCCAGGCATGGGGCCATGTCTCGCGCGCGGGTCCGCGGCCGATGAAGAAGGAGCGTCTGTTCGACGCCAATGCGCCTTTCGTCGAAACTCTGGACCAGGCCAAGCATTTCATGTACGGGCCGAAGCTCTACGAAGGCGGCATCTCGCCGTGGACCGAGCAGATCACCAGCCCCTATCTGGAGCGGCTGGAGAAGGGTCAGGCCATGTTCGAGGTCAACGGCAACTGGCCGTGGCAGGAGCCTTTCTTTCCCAAGGTGGAAGACGTGCGTGCCGCGATTGCTGAAACCGAGCAGAAAGAGGCCGCCGCATGA